The following coding sequences are from one Arachis hypogaea cultivar Tifrunner chromosome 7, arahy.Tifrunner.gnm2.J5K5, whole genome shotgun sequence window:
- the LOC140174333 gene encoding serine/threonine-protein phosphatase 7 long form homolog, producing MVKMEAIINECTVTKGSRMLQCDHYMPPDRYNPIAEGFLRDTGFYYVSQIGVVQCQAALVNALIERWRPETHSFHFSVGECAVTLEDVALIYGLPTNALPVTRPTLSSYEALEAECLDQFGVAPRQADCRGSFIKLTWFRALKDRLVLVDDIQIQRYVKCHIMLLFGTVMFGDKSGAGVHWKFLPLLRNFAGIIQFSWGSACLAHLYRALCRATRVDCKEIDGPLTLLLAWAWIRLPFLAPIPSNPRIFPISKRWHNWERVNWPYRLRKLEHFRGYLDALQEGQFVWEPYAIGRTDPEVIPLDIRQHFAIWSATVPLISFECVEWHASDRLRRQFGLTQGIPDQERDLGEAHGEVLTVDEPV from the exons atggtaaaaatggAAGCGATCATTAAtgaatgcaccgttaccaag gGATCTAGAATGTTGCAATGTGACCACTACATGCCGCCAGATCGGTACAATCCAATAGCGGAGGGGTTTTTACGGGACACCGGTTTTTATTATGTTTCACAGATTGGAGTTGTCCAATGTCAGGCAGCATTGGTTAATGCTCTGATTGAGAGATGGCGCCCCGAGACTCACAGCTTCCATTTTTCGGTTGGTGAGTGTGCTGTGACACTGGAGGATGTGGCGTTAATTTATGGTCTTCCGACGAATGCTTTGCCAGTTACGAGACCGACACTGAGTAGTTATGAGGCGTTAGAGGCTGAATGCTTGGATCAGTTTGGTGTTGCACCTAGGCAGGCAGACTGTAGGGGAAGTTTCATCAAGTTGACGTGGTTTCGAGCATTGAAGGATCGGTTAGTGTTGGTTGATGATATCCAGATTCAGAGGTACGTGAAGTGCCACATAATGTTATTGTTTGGAACCGTTATGTTTGGAGATAAGTCTGGAGCAGGGGTGCACTGGAAGTTTCTCCCATTACTTCGTAACTTTGCCGGGATAATACAGTTCAGTTGGGGTTCGGCATGCCTAGCACACCTGTACAGAGCTTTGTGTAGGGCAACTCGTGTCGACTGTAAGGAGATTGATGGTCCGTTGACACTCTTGCTTGCCTGGGCTTGGATCCGCCTACCGTTCCTTGCGCCGATTCCTAGCAATCCTCGAATCTTTCCGATTTCAAAAAG GTGGCATAACTGGGAACGTGTGAATTGGCCTTACAGATTGAGGAAACTTGAGCATTTTAGGGGATACCTGGATGCTCTGCAAGAAGGACAG TTTGTTTGGGAGCCTTATGCAATTGGAAGGACCGATCCGGAAGTGATTCCTCTTGACATCCGTCAGCATTTTGCTATTTGGAGTGCCACAGTTCCACTTATATCTTTTGAATGTGTTGAGTGGCATGCATCTGATAGACTGAGGAGGCAGTTTGGCTTGACTCAGGGTATTCCTGATCAGGAGCGAGACCTAGGTGAAGCACACGGCGAAGTTTTGACAG TGGACGAACCGGTATAG